In the genome of Siniperca chuatsi isolate FFG_IHB_CAS linkage group LG17, ASM2008510v1, whole genome shotgun sequence, one region contains:
- the serinc2 gene encoding serine incorporator 2 isoform X2 — protein sequence MGACLAVSSLASCASCLCGSAPCLLSSCCPSTYNSTMSRLAFSFLLLLGTLVSVIMILPGMEEHLKKIPGFCVGGSTIPGIENKVNCDIIVGYKSVYRMCFAMACFFFLFSVIMIRVRSSKDPRAAIQNGFWFFKFLVLVGITVGAFFIPDGIFNTALLSFTIFNFAFAFAAVVLFYVFYTQPGDCTEHKVFISLNFIFCIIVSVVAILPKVQEAQPSSGLLQASLISLYTMYVTWSAMSNNPNRQCNPSLLSLVQPISPTPPPGPAPPTPAPSNVQWWDAQGIVGLIIFLFCTLYASIRSSNNTQVNKLMQTEDSQGLTADYEAAKGEDGVRRAMDNEEEGVTYSYSFFHFSLCLASLYIMMTLTNWYKPDTDYQVMQSAMPAVWVKISSSWLGLALYLWTLVAPLVLPDRDFS from the exons ATGGGTGCTTGTTTGGCAGTTAGTTCCCTTGCCAGTTGT GCGTCCTGTTTGTGCGGCTCGGCCCCCTGCCTCCTGTCATCATGCTGCCCGTCAACGTACAATTCCACCATGAGCCGGCTGGCcttctccttcctgctgctgctcggGACTCTGGTCTCTGTCATTATGATTCTCCCAGGCATGGAGGAACATCTTAAAAAG ATTCCAGGCTTCTGTGTTGGCGGCTCAACCATACCTGGCATCGAGAACAAGGTGAACTGTGACATCATCGTCGGCTACAAGTCAGTGTACCGCATGTGCTTCGCCATGGcctgcttcttcttcctcttctccgtCATCATGATCCGAGTGCGCAGCAGCAAGGACCCCCGAGCCGCCATCCAAAATGG TTTCTGGTTCTTCAAGTTCCTGGTGCTGGTTGGCATAACTGTGGGAGCTTTCTTCATTCCAGATGGCATCTTTAATACAG CTCTGCTGTCCTTCACTATCTTCAACTTTGCCTTTGCCTTCGCTGCTGTCGTGCTCTTCTATGTGTTTTACACCCAACCTGGCGACTGCACGGAGCACAAGGTCTTCATCAGCCTCAACTTCATATTCTGCATCATTGTGTCCGTCGTGGCCATTCTGCCCAAAGTTCAG GAGGCTCAGCCCAGCTCAGGCCTGCTCCAGGCCTCCCTCATCTCCCTCTACACCATGTATGTCACCTGGTCAGCCATGTCCAACAACCCCA ACCGGCAGTGTAACCCCAGTCTGCTGAGTTTGGTCCAGCCCATTAGTCCAACCCCACCACCGGGACCTGCTCCTCCTACCCCAGCCCCTTCAAACGTCCAGTGGTGGGACGCACAGGGCATCGTGGGATTGATCATTTTCTTGTTCTGTACTCTTTATGCCAG TATCCGCTCCTCCAACAACACCCAGGTGAACAAGCTGATGCAGACTGAGGACAGCCAGGGTCTGACCGCCGACTACGAGGCCGCGAAAGGGGAGGACGGAGTCCGACGGGCCATGGACAACGAAGAGGAGGGAGTCACCTACAGCTACTCCTTCTTCCACTTCAGCCTCTGTCTGGCCTCCCTCTACATCATGATGACCCTCACCAACTGGTACAA GCCCGACACCGACTATCAGGTCATGCAGAGCGCCATGCCGGCCGTGTGGGTGAAGATCAGCTCCAGCTGGCTCGGCTTGGCCCTCTACCTCTGGACCCTGGTGGCCCCGCTGGTGCTCCCCGACAGAGACTTCAGCTAG
- the serinc2 gene encoding serine incorporator 2 isoform X1, with protein sequence MGACLAVSSLASCASCLCGSAPCLLSSCCPSTYNSTMSRLAFSFLLLLGTLVSVIMILPGMEEHLKKIPGFCVGGSTIPGIENKVNCDIIVGYKSVYRMCFAMACFFFLFSVIMIRVRSSKDPRAAIQNGFWFFKFLVLVGITVGAFFIPDGIFNTVWYYFGVMGSFIFIIIQLILLVDFAHTWNQSWLEKAENGNPKCWFAALLSFTIFNFAFAFAAVVLFYVFYTQPGDCTEHKVFISLNFIFCIIVSVVAILPKVQEAQPSSGLLQASLISLYTMYVTWSAMSNNPNRQCNPSLLSLVQPISPTPPPGPAPPTPAPSNVQWWDAQGIVGLIIFLFCTLYASIRSSNNTQVNKLMQTEDSQGLTADYEAAKGEDGVRRAMDNEEEGVTYSYSFFHFSLCLASLYIMMTLTNWYKPDTDYQVMQSAMPAVWVKISSSWLGLALYLWTLVAPLVLPDRDFS encoded by the exons ATGGGTGCTTGTTTGGCAGTTAGTTCCCTTGCCAGTTGT GCGTCCTGTTTGTGCGGCTCGGCCCCCTGCCTCCTGTCATCATGCTGCCCGTCAACGTACAATTCCACCATGAGCCGGCTGGCcttctccttcctgctgctgctcggGACTCTGGTCTCTGTCATTATGATTCTCCCAGGCATGGAGGAACATCTTAAAAAG ATTCCAGGCTTCTGTGTTGGCGGCTCAACCATACCTGGCATCGAGAACAAGGTGAACTGTGACATCATCGTCGGCTACAAGTCAGTGTACCGCATGTGCTTCGCCATGGcctgcttcttcttcctcttctccgtCATCATGATCCGAGTGCGCAGCAGCAAGGACCCCCGAGCCGCCATCCAAAATGG TTTCTGGTTCTTCAAGTTCCTGGTGCTGGTTGGCATAACTGTGGGAGCTTTCTTCATTCCAGATGGCATCTTTAATACAG TGTGGTATTACTTCGGCGTGATGGGCTCTtttatcttcatcatcatccagCTCATCCTGCTGGTGGACTTTGCCCATACCTGGAACCAGTCCTGGTTGGAGAAGGCAGAGAATGGGAACCCCAAGTGCTGGTTTGCAG CTCTGCTGTCCTTCACTATCTTCAACTTTGCCTTTGCCTTCGCTGCTGTCGTGCTCTTCTATGTGTTTTACACCCAACCTGGCGACTGCACGGAGCACAAGGTCTTCATCAGCCTCAACTTCATATTCTGCATCATTGTGTCCGTCGTGGCCATTCTGCCCAAAGTTCAG GAGGCTCAGCCCAGCTCAGGCCTGCTCCAGGCCTCCCTCATCTCCCTCTACACCATGTATGTCACCTGGTCAGCCATGTCCAACAACCCCA ACCGGCAGTGTAACCCCAGTCTGCTGAGTTTGGTCCAGCCCATTAGTCCAACCCCACCACCGGGACCTGCTCCTCCTACCCCAGCCCCTTCAAACGTCCAGTGGTGGGACGCACAGGGCATCGTGGGATTGATCATTTTCTTGTTCTGTACTCTTTATGCCAG TATCCGCTCCTCCAACAACACCCAGGTGAACAAGCTGATGCAGACTGAGGACAGCCAGGGTCTGACCGCCGACTACGAGGCCGCGAAAGGGGAGGACGGAGTCCGACGGGCCATGGACAACGAAGAGGAGGGAGTCACCTACAGCTACTCCTTCTTCCACTTCAGCCTCTGTCTGGCCTCCCTCTACATCATGATGACCCTCACCAACTGGTACAA GCCCGACACCGACTATCAGGTCATGCAGAGCGCCATGCCGGCCGTGTGGGTGAAGATCAGCTCCAGCTGGCTCGGCTTGGCCCTCTACCTCTGGACCCTGGTGGCCCCGCTGGTGCTCCCCGACAGAGACTTCAGCTAG
- the pkib gene encoding cAMP-dependent protein kinase inhibitor beta: protein MTEVEPVLDFASSGRSGRRNALPDILGSPAGVNPGDLPLKLAELSLKDGPGGAQSPTAEEPPAPPESSEGKEGS, encoded by the exons ATGACGGAGGTGGAGCCAGTGTTGGACTTTGCCTCCTCGGGGCGCTCTGGGAGGAGAAATGCCCTGCCTGACATCCTGGGCTCTCCTGCGGGCGTAAACCCTGGCGACCTGCCTCTTAAGCTGGCTGAGCTGTCCCTCAAAG ATGGTCCGGGAGGGGCCCAGTCACCCACGGCGGAGGAGCCTCCAGCGCCGCCGGAGAGCTCAGAGGGGAAAGAGGGATCGTAG